A genomic region of Staphylococcus roterodami contains the following coding sequences:
- the pmtA gene encoding phenol-soluble modulin export ABC transporter ATP-binding protein PmtA — translation MNAIEVKNVTYMHDQFQLKNISFNVPQGFVTGFIGRNGAGKTTLIRLIMDLYQPLSGEVKVLEGEMSRNPIEIKNRIGFVYAENYFNERLTAKQLEKMIAPFYSKWDYQNFEFYLKKFTLPTNKPIKAFSTGMKMKLSLAVAFSHHADLYIFDEPTSGLDPLARSELLDIIRQELINEKKTVFMSTHIISDLEKIADYIIHLSDGEIILHGSKDQLLQRYKIVSGDIEDLDEELASLLIFEEHKRTGFIGLTEYAQVFKEILGNKVSITTPSIENLMVYLEKRKPNYVENIKLMEEGF, via the coding sequence ATGAATGCAATAGAAGTTAAAAACGTCACGTATATGCACGATCAATTTCAACTGAAGAATATTTCGTTTAATGTCCCTCAAGGATTTGTTACAGGTTTTATTGGTAGAAATGGTGCTGGTAAAACCACATTAATTAGGTTAATCATGGATTTATATCAGCCATTATCGGGTGAAGTTAAGGTTTTAGAAGGTGAAATGTCTCGTAATCCTATTGAGATTAAGAATAGAATTGGATTTGTTTACGCTGAAAACTATTTTAATGAGCGATTGACCGCAAAACAATTAGAAAAAATGATTGCCCCTTTTTATAGTAAATGGGATTATCAAAATTTTGAGTTTTATCTTAAAAAATTTACTTTACCAACTAATAAACCGATAAAAGCATTTTCTACTGGTATGAAGATGAAATTATCATTAGCTGTAGCTTTTTCGCATCATGCTGATTTATACATTTTCGATGAACCGACTTCTGGCCTAGACCCATTAGCGAGAAGTGAATTACTGGATATTATTCGACAAGAATTAATAAATGAAAAGAAAACAGTTTTTATGTCGACGCACATTATTTCCGACTTGGAAAAAATAGCAGATTATATCATTCACTTAAGTGATGGAGAAATTATTTTACACGGTTCAAAAGATCAATTGCTACAAAGATATAAAATTGTGAGTGGTGACATCGAAGACTTAGACGAAGAATTGGCATCTTTGCTTATTTTCGAAGAACATAAGCGTACTGGATTTATAGGATTAACTGAATATGCTCAAGTTTTTAAAGAAATATTGGGGAATAAAGTGAGTATTACAACACCTTCAATTGAGAACTTAATGGTTTATCTTGAAAAGAGAAAACCTAATTATGTTGAAAACATCAAATTGATGGAAGAGGGCTTTTAA
- a CDS encoding GntR family transcriptional regulator, with amino-acid sequence MKIILKNSGDFPIYEQIKQQVKQNILKGHVAPGEHLPSMRELAKDLQVSLITTKRAYEDLEKDGFVTTIRGKGTFVKEQDSAILKEKQFFTIENLVKELVNEAQAIEMPLEELQDILTFIYEEESS; translated from the coding sequence ATGAAAATAATTTTGAAAAATAGTGGTGATTTCCCGATTTATGAACAGATTAAGCAGCAAGTTAAACAAAATATTTTAAAAGGTCATGTTGCTCCTGGTGAGCATTTACCGTCAATGAGAGAACTCGCAAAAGATTTGCAAGTCAGTTTAATCACTACTAAGCGTGCTTATGAGGATTTAGAGAAAGATGGATTTGTTACTACTATTAGAGGAAAAGGCACATTTGTTAAAGAACAAGATAGTGCCATTCTCAAAGAAAAGCAATTTTTTACTATCGAAAATTTAGTTAAAGAATTAGTTAATGAAGCACAAGCTATTGAAATGCCACTTGAGGAACTTCAAGACATTTTAACATTCATTTATGAGGAGGAATCGTCATGA
- a CDS encoding aminotransferase class I/II-fold pyridoxal phosphate-dependent enzyme — MNPLAQSLNEQLQQSNATALSMLSNLGQNMFYPKGILSQSAEAKSTTYNATIGMATHKHGKMFAPALDDMFNNLTPDEIFPYAPPQGVEELRDLWQQKMLRDNPELSIEKMSRPIVTNALTHGLSLVGDLFVNEGDTILLPEHNWGNYKLVFNTRNGANIQTYPIFDNEGHYTTESLVETLQSYNKDKVIMLLNYPNNPTGYTPTHDEVTTIVNAIKTLADKGTKIVAVVDDAYYGLFYEDVYTQSLFTALTNLNSNAVLPVRLDGATKEFFAWGFRVGFMTFGTTDQTTKDVLEAKVKGLIRSNISSGPLPTQSAVKHVLKNNEQFDKEIEQNIQTLKERYEVTKEVVYADQYRSHWQAYDFNSGYFMAIKVHDVDPEELRKHLIEKYSIGVIALNATDIRVAFSCVEKDDIPHVFDSIAKAIDDLR; from the coding sequence ATGAATCCTTTAGCCCAAAGCTTAAATGAACAACTTCAACAGTCAAATGCAACTGCACTTTCAATGTTATCTAATTTAGGTCAAAATATGTTTTATCCAAAAGGTATTTTATCACAATCTGCAGAAGCAAAAAGCACAACGTATAACGCTACAATTGGAATGGCAACACATAAACACGGGAAAATGTTTGCACCAGCATTAGATGATATGTTTAATAATTTAACACCTGATGAAATTTTTCCATATGCACCTCCTCAAGGTGTAGAGGAATTACGTGATTTATGGCAACAAAAAATGTTACGTGACAATCCTGAACTTTCAATTGAAAAAATGTCACGCCCTATTGTTACAAATGCTTTAACACATGGATTATCACTAGTTGGTGATTTATTTGTAAATGAAGGCGATACAATTTTATTACCAGAGCATAATTGGGGTAACTATAAACTTGTATTTAATACAAGAAATGGCGCAAATATTCAAACATATCCTATCTTCGATAATGAAGGTCACTATACAACTGAATCACTTGTAGAAACTTTACAATCATACAATAAAGATAAAGTTATTATGCTTTTAAATTATCCAAATAATCCAACTGGCTATACACCTACTCATGATGAAGTAACTACAATTGTCAATGCGATTAAAACGTTAGCCGACAAAGGCACAAAAATTGTAGCTGTTGTTGATGATGCATATTATGGTCTTTTTTATGAAGATGTATATACACAATCATTATTTACAGCTCTAACAAACTTAAATTCAAATGCAGTACTACCAGTTCGTTTAGATGGCGCTACAAAAGAATTTTTCGCATGGGGATTCAGAGTTGGTTTTATGACATTTGGTACAACTGATCAAACGACAAAAGATGTGTTAGAAGCGAAAGTGAAAGGACTTATTAGAAGTAATATTTCTAGTGGACCACTTCCAACGCAAAGTGCCGTGAAACATGTTCTAAAAAATAATGAGCAATTTGATAAAGAAATCGAGCAAAATATCCAAACTTTAAAAGAGCGTTATGAAGTAACAAAAGAAGTTGTATATGCTGATCAGTACCGTTCTCATTGGCAAGCATATGACTTTAATTCCGGATACTTTATGGCAATTAAAGTACATGATGTTGATCCTGAAGAACTTCGTAAGCATTTAATTGAAAAATATTCAATTGGTGTCATCGCACTTAATGCTACGGATATTCGTGTTGCATTTAGTTGTGTCGAAAAAGATGATATTCCTCATGTTTTTGATTCAATAGCTAAAGCAATTGATGATTTAAGATAA
- a CDS encoding IS30 family transposase, whose amino-acid sequence MQSCIGPHFVNERKEYGHYEIDTILSKRPSLACLVTIIERKTRYLYACRLDSRCSKSVCDAIVELMRDLSPKTITVDRGKEFSNYLLLESELNCRVYFSDPGCPGQRGSIENVNGLLRQYFPKGTDFKDISDDALYKAVERINTRPRAVLNYLTSEEVIQAYR is encoded by the coding sequence GTGCAATCATGTATCGGCCCACATTTCGTAAATGAGCGTAAAGAATATGGGCATTATGAAATTGATACGATTTTAAGTAAGCGTCCTTCTCTTGCTTGTTTGGTTACAATTATAGAACGTAAAACAAGGTATTTGTATGCTTGTCGGTTAGATTCAAGATGTTCAAAAAGTGTATGTGATGCGATTGTTGAATTAATGCGTGATTTAAGCCCAAAAACAATTACTGTAGATAGAGGTAAAGAATTTTCTAATTACTTATTGTTAGAAAGCGAACTTAATTGTCGTGTGTATTTTAGTGACCCTGGTTGCCCTGGTCAAAGAGGTTCGATTGAAAATGTGAATGGCTTGTTACGTCAATATTTTCCGAAAGGTACAGATTTTAAAGATATTTCTGATGATGCATTATATAAAGCTGTGGAAAGAATAAATACAAGACCGCGTGCAGTATTGAATTATTTAACGAGTGAGGAAGTCATTCAAGCGTATCGCTAA
- a CDS encoding helix-turn-helix domain-containing protein → MAKKRRKRRPVDLTTRLAIAKYLYDGVPIADIARLLDRDYSVILNELKRYTFDDVYDPVLAQEYASITYNHSEEHKEKSRKLDEKSKVYIEEKLACQWSPRQIAERIEKDIGVYISYPTIYRYIREGLVKYVKKDLRQGGKKYNKSTEKRGKIKVGDRAIMYRPTFRK, encoded by the coding sequence ATGGCTAAAAAGCGAAGAAAACGACGTCCTGTAGATTTAACTACACGTTTAGCTATTGCGAAATATCTTTATGATGGTGTTCCTATTGCTGATATAGCTAGGCTTTTGGATAGAGATTATTCAGTGATTTTAAATGAATTAAAGCGATATACATTTGATGATGTTTATGACCCTGTTTTAGCACAAGAATATGCTTCGATAACTTATAATCATTCTGAAGAACATAAAGAGAAATCTCGAAAATTAGATGAAAAATCTAAAGTATATATTGAAGAGAAGTTAGCATGTCAATGGTCACCAAGACAGATAGCCGAAAGAATTGAGAAGGATATTGGTGTATATATAAGCTATCCGACTATATATCGTTATATACGTGAAGGTTTGGTCAAATATGTTAAAAAAGATTTAAGGCAAGGTGGTAAAAAATATAATAAATCTACAGAGAAGCGCGGTAAAATTAAAGTAGGCGATCGTGCAATCATGTATCGGCCCACATTTCGTAAATGA
- a CDS encoding DUF4467 domain-containing protein, with translation MTKRFLLMTLILVISTSLIACGKKYDKEIEEVTNLESKDRNDSSDSTFNKYERKKSNIYVYQDGKVITLSYAPLKGNSELSTRMYIKNETTGKYEEDINGKPKKFMKENKPDYKEENLKE, from the coding sequence ATGACAAAGCGATTTTTATTAATGACTTTGATTTTAGTTATATCTACATCTTTAATTGCATGTGGTAAAAAGTATGATAAAGAAATTGAGGAAGTTACTAATTTAGAATCAAAAGATAGAAACGATTCATCTGATTCAACATTTAATAAATATGAAAGAAAGAAAAGTAATATTTATGTGTATCAAGATGGTAAGGTTATTACGTTAAGTTATGCACCTTTAAAAGGAAACTCAGAGTTAAGTACACGTATGTATATAAAAAATGAAACTACAGGAAAATATGAAGAAGATATTAATGGTAAACCAAAGAAATTCATGAAAGAAAATAAACCAGATTATAAAGAAGAGAATTTAAAAGAATAG
- a CDS encoding CHAP domain-containing protein encodes MVNKKTVVKEVMKQTPIGIKFRLLKIGLILFCVLFFLFPVILMFVFSPEEDKQTDGDMSCVGGDVKDKGIAVFEQNAKGGALEGKGKVIVKIAKKHKIPENLFMAIIASESGWGKGENATRQKNPLSVMGTKSIHDSTYPTIEAGLEAGAKNLYDVYIKEGLTTPEKIGPKYAPVGASNDPNNMNKQWIPTVKSMMKKLSDGDGAVCKSTGGKDIKFSGKLPKWSNSDAGKGNLYTAGQCTWYAYGIRQKMGKPISTYWFHAQFWNDRAKEEGYKVNSKPAVGALMIAEPGAGGAPPVTGHVAVVIDVKDDKTFTVTEMNIKGPYIVSQREMKVESGISFIHDKE; translated from the coding sequence ATGGTAAATAAAAAGACTGTTGTAAAAGAAGTGATGAAACAAACGCCGATTGGCATTAAATTTAGATTATTAAAAATTGGTCTGATATTGTTTTGTGTTTTGTTTTTCTTGTTTCCTGTGATATTGATGTTTGTATTTAGTCCAGAGGAAGACAAACAAACAGATGGTGACATGTCGTGTGTGGGTGGTGATGTTAAAGATAAAGGTATTGCGGTATTTGAACAAAATGCGAAAGGTGGCGCATTAGAAGGTAAAGGAAAAGTGATTGTAAAAATTGCGAAAAAGCATAAAATACCAGAGAATTTATTTATGGCAATTATTGCGAGTGAATCCGGTTGGGGTAAAGGAGAAAATGCGACGCGTCAAAAGAATCCATTGTCTGTGATGGGTACAAAGTCGATTCATGATTCTACGTATCCAACAATTGAAGCTGGACTTGAGGCAGGCGCAAAGAATTTATATGATGTTTATATTAAAGAAGGATTAACGACACCAGAGAAAATTGGGCCAAAATATGCGCCTGTAGGTGCTTCAAATGACCCGAATAATATGAATAAGCAATGGATACCAACGGTAAAATCAATGATGAAAAAATTAAGTGATGGTGATGGCGCTGTATGTAAGTCTACTGGTGGTAAAGATATTAAGTTTAGTGGTAAATTGCCAAAATGGAGTAATTCAGATGCAGGTAAAGGTAATTTATATACAGCGGGTCAATGTACATGGTATGCCTATGGTATTCGTCAAAAAATGGGAAAACCGATATCGACGTATTGGTTCCATGCGCAATTTTGGAATGATAGAGCGAAAGAGGAAGGTTATAAAGTGAATAGTAAACCCGCTGTAGGTGCGTTAATGATTGCCGAGCCTGGTGCTGGTGGTGCACCGCCAGTAACAGGACATGTAGCTGTTGTGATTGATGTGAAAGATGATAAAACATTTACTGTGACAGAAATGAATATTAAAGGACCTTATATCGTATCGCAAAGAGAAATGAAAGTAGAATCTGGCATTAGTTTTATTCATGATAAGGAGTAG
- a CDS encoding cell division protein FtsK, giving the protein MAMNEIALFKGVRIQPYFKHIDFIFAGVFAFIFLAYRTLTLWQGYIGQQKALNVVEVYQYFKPHFLYLVIGTLVIFIIAKLFAQLVLRFREKDLAEMIETQGFHNRTVIKKTIEYLDIDYKKTEYDYYPTLFYKRRRKTFVIHVKKDGSRFQDDYLELESIIEPMFNCELVEKRHIGRYLRYEFMPLKYKKRIVMEGTEAPETTYYDTKIYITHQILWDFVKAPHALITGVTGGGKTYFLFYMIRELFKRDAEVRLLDPKVSDLSFMKNVIGAEKVADTKGQIFKQLREANEEMEHRFRMMSESEHYQLGSNFRNFDLPPYFVIFDEVTAFTSTLDKKELQEMNDYLINIIMKGRQAGVFMFLTAQRPDADVIKGNVRDQLGLRVSMGNLSVDGYRMTFGQTDKDFQPIHESDIGRGYISILGQYNEPILFDAPLMEQYDFVADVKQILNKE; this is encoded by the coding sequence ATGGCAATGAATGAAATTGCTTTATTTAAAGGTGTGCGTATTCAACCGTATTTTAAACATATTGATTTTATTTTTGCGGGTGTGTTCGCATTTATCTTTTTAGCCTATCGAACATTAACGTTATGGCAAGGTTATATTGGTCAACAAAAAGCTTTAAATGTGGTTGAAGTGTATCAATACTTTAAACCACATTTTTTATATCTTGTGATTGGTACCTTGGTTATTTTTATTATCGCAAAATTATTTGCGCAACTTGTTTTAAGATTTCGTGAAAAAGATTTGGCTGAAATGATTGAAACACAAGGCTTTCATAATCGCACAGTGATTAAGAAAACAATAGAGTATTTAGATATTGATTATAAGAAAACAGAATATGATTATTATCCAACATTGTTTTATAAACGTAGACGTAAAACATTTGTGATACATGTCAAAAAAGATGGTTCACGTTTTCAAGACGACTATTTAGAATTAGAATCAATCATTGAACCGATGTTTAATTGTGAGCTTGTTGAGAAGCGTCATATTGGACGTTATTTGAGATATGAGTTTATGCCTCTTAAATATAAAAAACGTATCGTTATGGAAGGTACAGAAGCACCAGAGACAACTTATTATGATACGAAGATTTATATTACACATCAAATCCTTTGGGATTTTGTGAAAGCACCACATGCTTTAATTACTGGTGTGACCGGTGGCGGTAAAACGTACTTTTTATTCTATATGATTAGAGAATTATTTAAGCGTGATGCAGAAGTACGGTTATTAGACCCGAAAGTATCTGATTTATCATTTATGAAAAATGTGATCGGTGCTGAAAAAGTGGCAGATACGAAAGGTCAAATTTTTAAACAATTGAGAGAAGCCAATGAAGAAATGGAACATCGCTTTAGAATGATGAGTGAAAGCGAACATTATCAATTAGGCAGTAATTTTAGAAACTTTGATTTACCACCCTATTTTGTGATTTTTGATGAAGTGACAGCGTTCACGTCTACTTTAGATAAAAAAGAACTTCAAGAAATGAATGATTATTTAATTAACATCATTATGAAAGGTCGTCAAGCTGGTGTATTTATGTTTTTAACAGCACAGCGACCTGATGCAGATGTGATTAAAGGTAACGTGCGTGACCAATTGGGCTTACGTGTGTCGATGGGTAATTTGTCAGTTGACGGTTATCGTATGACCTTTGGTCAAACAGATAAAGACTTTCAACCGATTCATGAATCAGATATTGGACGTGGTTATATTTCAATACTTGGACAATATAATGAACCGATTTTATTTGATGCGCCTCTCATGGAACAATATGACTTTGTGGCGGATGTCAAACAAATATTAAATAAGGAGTGA
- a CDS encoding ATP-binding protein, with protein sequence MELKAPYAGIKNNLLLTKSGEVWAYYRIRSESISTANYDKKEASKKRMKYFLESIKGYQDFHFEMYEHDLDLRNKFKEISQDFDDSAFDVANYYAQETIDVLEQELQMITRNSFVMGVKLRELSDDAISIKEILKSTLSDTAERMISNFGFNVSLDEKILSRYEVFERELADSFLSIEGERLTENELAYIVRKPFISNATHDVQEESSRRAVTDVCNVVIDPTNMRVLKVTNENETFYTTTIVVDDFPLDMEFTHIYEKAQNMPFPVECHVKAKIIENDKVKKKFDRAKINHKAQAREKQSAGDNASEDIQDNLFVLEQMEKEVTGSGVFMEWSCSFVIKSDDLKDCKRKAKRLIKRLKETNIYAVNPLADQLQLYYQILHGNPLFINKYWVQRTTATGIAENLFGVSQSLGTKTGFYIGRIDKFIRSVSREEAVASSRDIILFSLLLAAKGISGAVSDSPHVLITGQTGKGKSFLAKLLWIYTSFFKGQMIYWDPKSEFADWFNKITESEDMQRKYPLFVNHLKTFKYVTLDYKKPSNYGCLDPIVFLDGIEANEMLKSVFDEIKSFENEHRVETAIYRAITETVEEREKGQQVGSLDVIKKLQNDEDEHVSQAGDLLFEKTQNNILKLVFSDGSNPALNIQEKATILQVQGLDMPKAGDDPSGYSTGEKNGITLMLLIGKFLQKFGSRRQIQTTLFIDEGWAFSASRQGKKVAKGIKRMGRSENNSLVFITQSVKDKADEDGGNFGCHFAFDEKDEREDILKSLGLEYSKESPENMEMLKDLKKGQCIFSDFYGRVGKMVVHCPFEEMTEAFRTQEDSASSKAEEKFAM encoded by the coding sequence ATGGAATTAAAAGCCCCCTATGCAGGGATTAAGAATAATTTGTTATTAACGAAAAGCGGTGAAGTTTGGGCGTATTATCGTATTCGTTCTGAATCTATTTCAACAGCGAATTACGATAAAAAAGAAGCTTCAAAAAAACGTATGAAATATTTTCTTGAATCGATTAAAGGTTATCAGGATTTTCATTTTGAAATGTATGAGCATGATTTAGATTTACGTAATAAATTTAAAGAAATTAGTCAAGACTTTGATGATTCAGCGTTTGATGTGGCTAATTATTATGCCCAAGAAACGATTGATGTGTTAGAACAAGAATTACAAATGATTACACGTAACTCGTTTGTCATGGGTGTGAAACTTCGAGAATTAAGTGATGATGCGATTTCGATTAAAGAAATCCTTAAGAGTACATTATCAGATACAGCGGAACGAATGATTTCGAATTTTGGTTTTAATGTTTCATTAGATGAAAAAATTTTAAGCCGTTATGAAGTGTTTGAACGAGAACTTGCGGACAGTTTTTTGAGTATTGAGGGTGAACGTTTAACTGAAAATGAACTTGCTTATATCGTGCGTAAGCCATTTATTTCAAATGCGACGCATGATGTACAAGAAGAGTCATCAAGACGTGCCGTTACTGATGTATGTAATGTGGTCATTGACCCTACAAATATGCGTGTATTGAAAGTGACAAATGAAAATGAAACATTTTATACAACAACAATTGTTGTTGATGATTTTCCACTTGATATGGAATTTACGCATATATATGAAAAAGCACAAAATATGCCCTTTCCTGTGGAATGTCACGTGAAAGCAAAAATCATTGAAAATGATAAAGTGAAAAAGAAATTTGATCGTGCAAAAATTAATCATAAAGCACAAGCAAGAGAAAAACAATCAGCTGGTGATAATGCATCTGAAGATATACAAGATAATTTATTTGTATTAGAACAAATGGAAAAAGAAGTGACAGGTTCAGGTGTATTTATGGAATGGTCTTGTTCATTTGTGATTAAGAGTGATGATTTAAAAGATTGTAAGCGTAAAGCGAAACGTTTAATTAAACGTTTGAAAGAAACAAATATTTATGCGGTTAATCCATTAGCTGACCAATTACAACTTTATTATCAAATTTTACATGGAAATCCATTGTTTATTAATAAATATTGGGTGCAACGCACGACAGCAACTGGGATTGCAGAAAATTTATTTGGCGTGTCGCAAAGTTTAGGTACAAAAACTGGTTTTTATATCGGACGTATTGATAAGTTTATACGTTCTGTTTCACGTGAGGAAGCTGTTGCAAGTTCAAGAGATATTATTTTATTTAGTTTATTATTAGCAGCCAAAGGTATATCAGGAGCAGTCAGTGATAGCCCACACGTATTAATCACAGGTCAAACAGGTAAAGGTAAATCATTTTTAGCTAAGTTACTTTGGATATATACATCATTCTTTAAAGGTCAAATGATTTATTGGGACCCGAAAAGTGAATTTGCAGACTGGTTTAATAAAATTACAGAAAGTGAAGATATGCAACGTAAATATCCCCTATTCGTTAATCATTTAAAAACATTTAAGTATGTGACATTGGATTATAAAAAACCTAGTAATTACGGTTGTTTAGACCCTATTGTTTTCCTTGATGGTATTGAAGCAAACGAAATGTTGAAGTCAGTGTTTGATGAAATTAAATCCTTTGAAAATGAACATCGTGTTGAAACAGCAATTTATAGGGCTATTACTGAAACAGTTGAGGAACGTGAAAAAGGTCAACAAGTTGGGTCATTAGATGTAATTAAAAAGCTTCAAAATGATGAAGATGAACATGTAAGTCAAGCTGGTGATTTACTTTTTGAAAAAACACAAAATAATATATTAAAACTTGTGTTTAGTGATGGTAGTAATCCAGCTTTGAATATTCAAGAAAAAGCAACGATATTACAAGTTCAAGGTTTAGATATGCCGAAAGCTGGTGATGACCCATCAGGTTATTCAACAGGTGAAAAAAATGGGATTACTTTAATGCTTTTAATTGGTAAATTCTTACAGAAATTTGGTTCACGTAGACAGATACAAACCACACTCTTTATTGATGAAGGTTGGGCATTTAGTGCGTCACGTCAAGGTAAAAAAGTAGCTAAAGGTATTAAACGTATGGGTCGATCAGAAAATAATTCGCTTGTCTTTATTACCCAATCTGTTAAAGATAAAGCCGACGAAGACGGCGGTAACTTTGGTTGTCATTTTGCGTTTGATGAAAAGGATGAACGAGAGGATATTTTAAAATCGCTTGGTTTAGAATATTCAAAAGAAAGTCCTGAGAATATGGAAATGTTGAAAGACTTGAAGAAAGGTCAATGCATTTTCAGTGATTTCTACGGACGTGTGGGCAAAATGGTCGTACATTGTCCTTTCGAAGAAATGACGGAAGCATTTAGAACACAAGAAGATTCAGCAAGTTCAAAAGCAGAAGAAAAATTTGCGATGTAA
- a CDS encoding conjugal transfer protein — MDKKAYNLKRTFEQPIVMYEFTGSYRWSKGIRLDWVGTLFVIELILILLYLKAGFNTLTGLIPGLTIIYFTVLPYYMTKQLVKLKQDGKKLIFFLWDFMMYVFNIQMRNVHYAYDEEVKYHDKKIIKLK, encoded by the coding sequence ATGGATAAAAAAGCTTACAATTTGAAACGAACATTTGAACAGCCGATTGTGATGTATGAATTTACAGGAAGTTACCGGTGGTCAAAAGGTATTCGTTTAGACTGGGTCGGTACGTTGTTTGTGATTGAATTGATTTTAATATTATTATATCTTAAGGCTGGATTTAATACATTAACAGGTTTAATACCAGGTTTGACGATTATTTATTTTACAGTACTCCCCTATTATATGACGAAGCAATTAGTAAAATTAAAACAAGATGGTAAGAAACTGATATTCTTTCTTTGGGATTTTATGATGTATGTGTTTAACATTCAAATGCGCAATGTACATTATGCATATGATGAAGAAGTGAAATATCATGACAAGAAAATAATAAAATTGAAATAG
- a CDS encoding TcpD family membrane protein — translation MEHLFNLMLVLGDAPSINPLGQWVNKEVGTAIGIIVLVIGCVKWATGKYGHMLALFVIGGLMFLISKGPETVFNSVSGLWKLIFGS, via the coding sequence ATGGAACATTTATTTAATTTAATGCTGGTACTAGGTGATGCACCTTCTATTAATCCACTTGGTCAATGGGTTAATAAAGAAGTTGGTACCGCAATTGGTATTATTGTATTGGTGATTGGTTGTGTTAAGTGGGCAACGGGTAAATATGGGCATATGCTTGCATTGTTTGTGATTGGTGGTTTGATGTTCTTGATTTCCAAAGGTCCTGAAACAGTGTTTAATTCAGTATCAGGGCTTTGGAAGTTGATTTTTGGGAGCTGA
- a CDS encoding conjugal transfer protein — MSIINKLILSRFSKKGKRFDVPEEERKSLPKYRNHRKKIVIVFYMILVLLTILLIASFIRASKANNESKEAVNKTQEIQKKYEDNAETVQYNPNLKLYADKYIDAYMTIPKDGKAKEERQKALADFYPSDYKTPTENTENVERKLNEKEFFNIKRKDKQTIIQYIVSYDLKITEKKEVKVKKEKDKKDKDKKDEYETKTEEKERTETKKALLNIPIKSENNKYVVIEYPHFSTIPSNQLKKATLVKDSLENEKREDNPKLKAFVEEFFDKYCKSKSDDMAYLMDNPEGLEDTREVSKISDLRIYPKGDDYVVKAEVLMKDKGSPLENLEHYTLDITKKDGKYYVKKLTTTIGG, encoded by the coding sequence TTGAGTATCATCAACAAGTTGATATTATCAAGATTTTCAAAAAAAGGCAAGCGTTTTGATGTTCCTGAAGAAGAACGTAAATCATTACCGAAGTATCGCAATCACAGAAAAAAGATTGTGATTGTTTTTTATATGATTTTAGTGTTGTTAACCATTTTGTTGATTGCCTCTTTCATTAGAGCTTCTAAAGCGAACAACGAAAGTAAAGAAGCAGTTAATAAAACGCAAGAAATTCAAAAGAAATATGAAGATAACGCTGAAACAGTTCAGTATAATCCTAATTTAAAGTTATATGCTGATAAGTATATTGATGCATATATGACTATTCCTAAAGATGGTAAGGCAAAAGAAGAGCGACAAAAAGCGTTAGCGGATTTTTATCCCTCTGATTATAAGACACCTACAGAAAATACTGAAAATGTTGAGCGTAAGCTGAATGAAAAAGAATTTTTTAATATTAAACGTAAAGATAAACAAACAATCATTCAGTATATTGTAAGTTACGATTTAAAAATTACAGAGAAAAAGGAGGTTAAAGTTAAAAAGGAAAAGGATAAAAAGGACAAAGATAAAAAGGATGAATATGAAACAAAGACAGAAGAAAAAGAACGAACAGAAACTAAGAAAGCATTATTAAACATTCCGATTAAAAGTGAAAATAATAAGTACGTGGTGATTGAATATCCTCATTTTTCTACGATTCCAAGTAATCAACTGAAAAAAGCAACACTTGTTAAAGATAGTTTGGAGAATGAAAAGCGTGAAGATAATCCGAAACTAAAAGCATTTGTTGAAGAGTTTTTTGATAAATATTGTAAAAGTAAATCGGATGATATGGCTTATTTAATGGATAACCCCGAAGGGTTAGAAGATACACGTGAAGTGTCTAAAATCAGTGATTTACGTATTTATCCTAAGGGTGACGATTATGTTGTTAAAGCAGAGGTTTTAATGAAAGATAAAGGGTCACCACTTGAAAACTTAGAACATTACACCTTAGATATTACAAAAAAAGATGGTAAGTATTATGTTAAAAAATTAACAACAACAATTGGAGGTTAA